One Kitasatospora sp. NBC_01287 DNA window includes the following coding sequences:
- a CDS encoding acetyl-CoA C-acetyltransferase: MSTEAYVYEAIRTPRGRGRNGSLHATKPVDLVVGLIREMRARLPELDPAAIDDIVLGVVSPLGDQGSDIARIAAVAAGLPDTVAGVQENRFCASGLESVNMAAAKVRSGWEDLVLAGGVESMSRVPMGSDGGAWAMDPMTNFDVSFVPQGIGADLIATIEGFSRADVDAFAAESQARAAKAQADGLFDRSVVPVRDRNGLIVLERDEYLRPGTTAETLAGLKPAFANIGEAGGFDAVALQKYHWVEAIDHVHTAGNSSGIVDGASLVAIGSPAVGERYGLRPRARIVAAAVSGSEPTIMLTGPAPATRKALAKAGLTAADIDLVEINEAFSAVALRFMRELGFAHEQVNVNGGAIALGHPLGATGAMILGTLIDELERRELRYGLATLCVGGGMGIATIVERI; the protein is encoded by the coding sequence GTGAGTACCGAAGCGTACGTCTACGAGGCGATCCGCACGCCGCGCGGCCGCGGCCGCAATGGTTCGCTGCACGCCACCAAGCCGGTCGACCTGGTGGTCGGGCTGATCCGCGAAATGCGCGCCCGGCTGCCCGAGTTGGACCCGGCGGCGATCGACGACATCGTGCTCGGCGTGGTCAGCCCGCTCGGCGACCAGGGCTCCGACATCGCCCGGATCGCCGCCGTCGCGGCCGGCCTGCCGGACACCGTGGCCGGCGTGCAGGAGAACCGCTTCTGCGCCTCCGGCCTGGAGTCGGTCAACATGGCCGCCGCCAAGGTCCGTTCGGGCTGGGAGGACCTGGTGCTGGCCGGCGGCGTCGAGTCGATGTCCCGGGTCCCGATGGGCTCGGACGGCGGCGCCTGGGCGATGGACCCGATGACCAACTTCGACGTCTCCTTCGTCCCGCAGGGCATCGGCGCCGACCTGATCGCCACCATCGAGGGCTTCAGCCGCGCCGACGTGGACGCCTTCGCCGCCGAGTCGCAGGCCCGCGCGGCCAAGGCCCAGGCCGACGGGCTCTTCGACCGCTCGGTGGTCCCGGTGCGCGACCGCAACGGCCTGATCGTGCTGGAGCGCGACGAGTACCTGCGCCCGGGCACCACCGCCGAGACCCTGGCCGGCCTGAAGCCCGCCTTCGCCAACATCGGCGAGGCCGGCGGCTTCGACGCGGTGGCGCTGCAGAAGTACCACTGGGTGGAGGCGATCGACCACGTGCACACCGCCGGGAACTCCTCCGGCATCGTGGACGGCGCCTCGCTGGTCGCGATCGGCTCGCCGGCCGTCGGCGAGCGGTACGGGCTGCGCCCGCGCGCCCGCATCGTCGCCGCCGCCGTCTCCGGCTCCGAGCCCACCATCATGCTCACCGGCCCCGCCCCCGCCACCCGCAAGGCGCTGGCCAAGGCCGGGCTGACTGCCGCCGACATCGACCTGGTGGAGATCAACGAGGCCTTCTCGGCGGTCGCGCTGCGCTTCATGCGCGAACTCGGCTTCGCCCACGAGCAGGTGAACGTCAACGGCGGCGCGATCGCGCTGGGCCACCCGCTGGGCGCCACCGGCGCGATGATCCTCGGCACCCTGATCGACGAGCTGGAGCGGCGCGAGCTGCGCTACGGCCTGGCCACCCTCTGCGTGGGCGGCGGCATGGGCATCGCCACCATCGTCGAGCGGATCTGA
- a CDS encoding 3-hydroxyacyl-CoA dehydrogenase NAD-binding domain-containing protein translates to MTDLTVIRWEQDQEGVVTLVLDDPNQSVNTMNTAFTADFESAVAELARLAEAGELRGVVITSAKKTFFAGGDLRMLSAVGPEGAEEFFAGSLRLKRALRTLETLGRPVVAAINGSALGGGLELALACHHRVALTAPGSKIGFPEVTLGLLPGGGGVVRTVRLLGLADALLKWLLTGRQYRPAAAVEAGLVHELAADRDELLAKARAFIAANESAEQPWDVKGYKIPGGTPASPSLAAQLPAYPANLRKQLNGAPYPAPRNILAAAVEGSQVDVENAFVIEARYFTELVCGQTAKNMIQALFFDMQAVNSGASRPSGIPERQVRRVAVLGAGMMGAGIAYSCAKAGLEVVLKDVSIEAAERGKAYSAGLLDKAVARGRGTAEQREQLLARITPAAEPGDLAGCDAVIEAVFENVELKHQVFQEVQDVVDPDALLCSNTSTLPIGLLAKGVDRAADFIGLHFFSPVDKMPLVEIIKGEATGEEAVARAFDLVRRLGKTPIVVNDSRGFFTSRVIGQFINEGVAMVAEGVEPASIEQAAAQAGYPAKVLSLLDELTLTLPRKIRAEAVRAAEEAGEPLLPHPAEVVFDRMVEEFGRPGRSGGAGFYEYDADGRRGRLWPGLREHFGRGGGEGGEGVEVPFEDMKERMLFAEALDSVRCLEEGVLTSVADANVGSILGIGFPAWTGGVLQYINGYPGGAAGFTARARELAAAYGERFTPPALLERVAAEGGVFKD, encoded by the coding sequence ATGACCGACCTGACCGTCATCCGCTGGGAACAGGACCAGGAGGGTGTCGTGACCCTCGTCCTCGATGATCCCAACCAGTCCGTCAACACCATGAACACCGCCTTCACCGCCGACTTCGAGAGCGCGGTGGCCGAGCTGGCCCGCCTCGCCGAGGCCGGGGAACTGCGCGGGGTGGTCATCACCTCCGCCAAGAAGACCTTCTTCGCCGGCGGCGACCTGCGCATGCTTTCGGCCGTCGGGCCCGAGGGCGCCGAGGAGTTCTTCGCCGGCTCGCTGCGGCTCAAGCGCGCGCTGCGCACCCTGGAGACGCTGGGCAGGCCGGTGGTCGCCGCGATCAACGGCAGCGCGCTGGGCGGCGGCCTGGAGCTGGCGCTGGCCTGCCACCACCGGGTGGCGCTGACCGCGCCCGGCAGCAAGATCGGGTTCCCCGAGGTGACGCTGGGCCTGCTGCCGGGCGGCGGCGGGGTGGTCCGCACGGTGCGGCTGCTGGGCCTGGCGGACGCGCTGCTCAAGTGGCTGCTGACCGGCCGCCAGTACCGCCCCGCGGCCGCCGTCGAGGCCGGGCTCGTGCACGAACTGGCTGCCGATCGGGATGAGTTGCTGGCCAAGGCGCGCGCCTTCATCGCCGCCAACGAGAGCGCCGAGCAGCCCTGGGACGTCAAGGGCTACAAGATCCCCGGCGGCACCCCCGCCTCCCCGTCGCTGGCCGCCCAACTGCCCGCCTACCCGGCCAATCTGCGCAAGCAGCTGAACGGCGCCCCCTACCCGGCGCCGCGCAACATCCTGGCGGCGGCCGTCGAGGGCAGCCAGGTCGACGTGGAGAACGCCTTCGTCATCGAGGCCCGCTACTTCACCGAACTGGTCTGCGGCCAGACCGCGAAGAACATGATCCAGGCGCTCTTCTTCGACATGCAGGCCGTCAACTCCGGTGCCTCGCGCCCCAGTGGCATCCCCGAGCGCCAGGTGCGCCGGGTCGCGGTGCTCGGCGCGGGCATGATGGGCGCCGGGATCGCCTACTCCTGTGCCAAGGCCGGTCTTGAGGTGGTGCTCAAGGACGTCAGCATCGAGGCGGCCGAGCGCGGCAAGGCCTACTCCGCCGGGCTGTTGGACAAGGCGGTGGCACGCGGGCGCGGCACCGCCGAGCAGCGCGAGCAGCTGCTCGCCCGGATCACCCCGGCCGCCGAGCCGGGCGACCTGGCCGGCTGCGACGCGGTGATCGAGGCGGTCTTCGAGAACGTCGAGCTCAAGCACCAGGTCTTCCAGGAGGTCCAGGACGTCGTCGACCCCGACGCGCTGCTCTGCTCCAACACCTCCACGCTGCCGATCGGCCTGCTGGCCAAGGGCGTTGACCGGGCGGCCGACTTCATCGGGCTGCACTTCTTCTCGCCGGTCGACAAGATGCCGCTGGTCGAGATCATCAAGGGCGAGGCGACGGGGGAGGAGGCCGTGGCCCGCGCCTTCGACCTGGTCCGCCGCCTGGGCAAGACCCCGATCGTGGTCAACGACTCGCGCGGCTTCTTCACCTCCCGGGTGATCGGCCAGTTCATCAACGAGGGCGTGGCGATGGTCGCCGAGGGCGTCGAGCCCGCCTCGATCGAGCAGGCGGCCGCGCAGGCCGGCTACCCCGCCAAGGTGCTCTCGCTGCTGGACGAGCTGACCCTGACCCTGCCGCGCAAGATCCGCGCCGAGGCCGTCCGCGCGGCCGAGGAGGCCGGCGAGCCGCTGCTGCCGCACCCGGCCGAGGTCGTCTTCGACCGGATGGTCGAGGAGTTCGGCCGTCCGGGCCGCAGCGGCGGCGCGGGCTTCTACGAGTACGACGCCGACGGCAGGCGCGGCCGCCTCTGGCCGGGCCTGCGCGAGCACTTCGGGCGCGGGGGCGGCGAGGGCGGTGAGGGCGTCGAGGTGCCGTTCGAGGACATGAAGGAGCGGATGCTCTTCGCCGAGGCGCTCGACTCCGTGCGCTGCCTGGAGGAGGGCGTGCTCACCTCGGTCGCGGACGCCAACGTCGGCTCGATCCTGGGCATCGGGTTCCCGGCCTGGACCGGCGGCGTGCTGCAGTACATCAACGGCTACCCGGGCGGGGCCGCCGGATTCACCGCGCGGGCCCGGGAGTTGGCGGCCGCCTACGGTGAGCGGTTCACCCCGCCGGCGCTGCTGGAGCGGGTGGCGGCGGAGGGCGGCGTCTTCAAGGACTGA
- a CDS encoding HAD family acid phosphatase, giving the protein MLKMSLRTHSKTLATLAVGVVVGGAVAGGGLALADNRVPRTDRQITNMTNEVSDIKAYYGDTVDAQGEHWPSPTGNYAKQVAGIEKDAEKYLQRQARDDRGQRKAIVLDVDDTSLSTYNYELETTFVYNPVSNAQYIATKTMPAVFGMNALATWAQQQGYTVFFITGRPESQRASTAANLAAVGFPAADASHLYLKNAATPPAYLPCGATCTTIQYKSGTRAHIEDLGYKIVADFGDQNSDLSGGHAGQTYKLPNPMYYLP; this is encoded by the coding sequence ATGCTCAAGATGTCCCTCAGGACCCACTCGAAGACGCTGGCCACCCTCGCGGTCGGTGTCGTCGTCGGCGGCGCCGTCGCGGGTGGCGGGCTGGCGCTCGCGGACAACCGGGTGCCGCGGACCGACCGCCAGATCACCAACATGACCAACGAGGTCAGCGACATCAAGGCCTACTACGGCGACACCGTCGACGCCCAGGGCGAGCACTGGCCGTCGCCTACCGGCAACTACGCCAAGCAGGTCGCCGGGATCGAGAAGGACGCCGAGAAGTACCTGCAGAGGCAGGCCCGCGACGACCGCGGGCAGCGGAAGGCGATCGTGCTCGACGTCGACGACACGTCACTGTCGACGTACAACTACGAGTTGGAGACCACCTTCGTCTACAACCCGGTCAGCAACGCCCAGTACATCGCCACCAAGACCATGCCGGCCGTCTTCGGCATGAACGCCCTGGCCACCTGGGCCCAGCAGCAGGGCTACACCGTCTTCTTCATCACCGGCCGGCCCGAGTCGCAGCGCGCCTCCACCGCCGCCAACCTGGCCGCCGTCGGCTTCCCGGCCGCGGACGCCTCCCACCTGTACCTGAAGAACGCGGCCACCCCGCCGGCCTATCTGCCGTGCGGCGCGACCTGCACCACCATCCAGTACAAGTCCGGTACCCGCGCCCACATCGAGGATCTCGGCTACAAGATCGTGGCGGACTTCGGGGACCAGAACAGCGACCTGTCCGGTGGCCACGCCGGCCAGACGTACAAGCTCCCGAACCCGATGTACTACCTCCCCTGA
- a CDS encoding ATP-binding protein: MPGIPLPTPAVPTTTPAVPAVPTHWRFPARLSSVPRARQAVRDALPRQCPAQLSYELRLLTSELVTNAIRYGTDPHEDEVVELVLWTADGHYWLAVSDPGPGRPTPTASGPHACTGRGLLLVDALCDSWAVIPRPTRGKSVVAGIRLDKAA; this comes from the coding sequence ATGCCTGGAATCCCGCTCCCCACGCCCGCCGTCCCCACCACCACCCCCGCTGTCCCCGCCGTGCCGACCCATTGGCGCTTCCCCGCCCGGCTCAGCTCGGTGCCCCGGGCCCGGCAGGCCGTCCGGGACGCGCTGCCGCGTCAGTGTCCGGCCCAACTCTCCTACGAGCTGCGGCTGCTCACCTCCGAGCTGGTCACCAACGCGATCCGCTACGGCACGGACCCGCACGAGGACGAGGTGGTCGAACTCGTGCTCTGGACCGCCGACGGCCACTACTGGCTCGCCGTCTCCGACCCCGGCCCCGGCCGGCCCACCCCCACCGCGTCCGGACCGCACGCCTGCACCGGTCGCGGCCTGCTCCTGGTGGACGCGCTCTGCGACAGCTGGGCCGTAATCCCGCGCCCGACGCGCGGCAAGTCCGTCGTCGCGGGGATCCGCCTGGACAAGGCGGCCTGA
- a CDS encoding helix-turn-helix transcriptional regulator: MPTRPVPTERQKRLGAELRKLRLAAGVSTDYAAGLLGLDRTKISNMESGVRVVSADRVRTLASNYACADGAYIDALVAMAESRERGWWEEYRGVLPSGLSDIAELEWHAAGLSTAQTVHLPGLMHTDEYARAVFGAVLPPLSRLEVELRVNHRMARQRVLGRPELLRYVGYVHEAALRMQFGGRKVMRAQLDHVCAESERANVTIRVLPVECGAFPGAGHALLYAEGAVPRLDTVQLDSAHGPEFTDAEAQLAKYRAHLDWMAEAALSPEKSRDFIHVVAQQL; this comes from the coding sequence ATGCCGACCCGACCTGTTCCGACCGAGCGCCAGAAGCGTCTGGGCGCTGAACTGCGAAAGCTCCGCCTCGCCGCAGGAGTCAGTACCGACTATGCGGCTGGCCTGCTGGGGCTCGACCGTACGAAGATCTCCAATATGGAGTCGGGCGTCCGCGTCGTGAGCGCTGACCGGGTGCGGACCTTGGCCAGCAACTACGCTTGCGCTGACGGGGCGTACATCGATGCGCTCGTCGCGATGGCTGAAAGTCGGGAGCGTGGCTGGTGGGAGGAGTATCGCGGAGTCCTTCCATCCGGACTGAGCGATATTGCGGAGCTGGAGTGGCATGCGGCGGGCCTCTCGACGGCGCAGACCGTGCATTTGCCAGGTCTCATGCACACGGATGAATACGCTCGTGCTGTCTTCGGGGCCGTGCTACCGCCGTTGTCGCGGCTGGAAGTCGAGCTGCGTGTGAACCACCGGATGGCGAGGCAACGTGTACTGGGGCGGCCTGAGCTGCTTCGGTATGTCGGGTATGTGCACGAGGCGGCCTTGAGGATGCAGTTCGGTGGTCGCAAGGTCATGCGGGCGCAGCTCGACCACGTGTGCGCCGAATCAGAGCGGGCGAATGTCACCATTCGTGTTCTCCCGGTCGAGTGTGGGGCGTTCCCAGGTGCGGGGCACGCCCTCCTTTACGCGGAGGGTGCGGTCCCTCGACTCGACACCGTTCAGCTGGACTCCGCCCATGGCCCCGAATTCACCGATGCCGAAGCCCAGCTGGCAAAGTACCGTGCACACCTTGACTGGATGGCGGAGGCGGCACTGTCTCCGGAGAAGTCCAGAGACTTCATACACGTCGTTGCTCAGCAACTCTAG
- a CDS encoding MerR family transcriptional regulator, with the protein MPRLTVDELAARAGVTVRTLRFYSGKGLLPPPELGPRRVGFYGAEHLDRLELIEELQRLGLTLAAIERYLDQLPADISALDLAIHRALIAVWAPETAEQATTEQLSRRVGRGLSDADLDQLVAMGALQRTERDGEFLVDPGLLPLGARVLDLPIPLETIVATRAVVRLHSRATARELHRLFRETVWKPFRESGADEAEVERMRELTGGIEPLLTQALVTAFHRSLAEQLAGGGEALMNAPAGAATESESSSS; encoded by the coding sequence ATGCCGCGACTGACCGTCGACGAACTCGCCGCCCGCGCCGGGGTGACCGTGCGGACCCTGCGCTTCTACAGCGGCAAGGGCCTGCTGCCGCCGCCCGAACTGGGCCCGCGCCGGGTCGGGTTCTACGGCGCCGAGCACCTGGACCGGCTGGAGCTGATCGAGGAGCTCCAGCGGCTGGGCCTCACGCTGGCCGCGATCGAGCGCTACCTCGACCAGCTCCCCGCCGACATCAGCGCGCTGGACCTGGCCATCCACCGCGCCCTGATCGCCGTCTGGGCCCCCGAGACCGCCGAGCAGGCCACCACCGAACAGCTCTCCCGGCGGGTCGGACGCGGCCTCTCCGACGCCGACCTGGACCAGCTGGTGGCGATGGGTGCCCTGCAACGCACCGAGCGCGACGGGGAGTTCCTGGTGGACCCGGGCCTGCTGCCACTGGGCGCCCGGGTGCTGGACCTGCCGATCCCGCTGGAGACCATCGTCGCCACCCGCGCCGTGGTGCGCCTGCACAGCCGGGCCACCGCGCGGGAGCTGCACCGGCTCTTCCGCGAGACGGTCTGGAAGCCGTTCCGGGAGAGCGGCGCGGACGAGGCAGAGGTCGAGCGGATGCGCGAACTGACCGGCGGGATCGAGCCGCTGCTCACCCAGGCGCTGGTGACGGCGTTCCACCGCTCGCTGGCCGAGCAGCTGGCGGGCGGCGGCGAGGCCCTGATGAACGCCCCGGCCGGCGCCGCGACCGAGTCCGAGTCCTCGTCCTCGTAG
- a CDS encoding isopenicillin N synthase family oxygenase: MSQQHIATPASFSAPAAAPAAPGLPVIDLAAASGTPEQRAAFQAELNRAATEVGFFHLIGHGITERETAALMTATHAFFALPEAERLAISNLNSPHFRGYTRTGTERTQGRSDWRDQIDIGAELPEHRPGPGEPDYWWLEGPNQWPKGLPELREASLHWIDRLSGVAERLLHELLAAIGAPADFYDAAFAGHPHLRLKLVRYPGSAPDGGGQGVGAHKDYGFLTLLLTDEVPGLQVEQADGGFLSVPPLPGSFVVNLGELLEVATDGYLKATNHRVVSPPGARERYSVPFFYNPRLDAHIAPLEFPHAHHAPGATTDPANPLYAEFGRNELKGYLRAHPEVAKRHHAELVS, encoded by the coding sequence ATGTCGCAGCAGCACATAGCCACCCCCGCCTCCTTCAGCGCCCCCGCCGCCGCCCCCGCCGCCCCCGGTCTGCCGGTGATCGACCTGGCCGCCGCCTCCGGCACCCCCGAGCAGCGGGCCGCGTTCCAGGCCGAGCTGAACCGGGCCGCCACCGAGGTCGGCTTCTTCCACCTGATCGGCCACGGCATCACCGAGCGGGAGACCGCCGCGCTGATGACCGCCACGCACGCCTTCTTCGCCCTCCCCGAGGCCGAGCGGCTGGCCATCAGCAACCTCAACTCCCCGCATTTCCGCGGCTACACGCGCACCGGCACCGAGCGCACCCAGGGCCGCAGCGACTGGCGCGACCAGATCGACATCGGCGCCGAGCTGCCCGAGCACCGCCCCGGACCGGGCGAGCCGGACTACTGGTGGCTGGAGGGCCCCAACCAGTGGCCGAAGGGCCTGCCCGAGCTGCGCGAGGCCTCGCTGCACTGGATCGACCGGCTGAGCGGCGTCGCCGAGCGCCTGCTGCACGAGCTGCTCGCCGCGATCGGCGCCCCCGCCGACTTCTACGACGCCGCCTTCGCCGGCCACCCGCACCTGCGCCTCAAGCTGGTCCGCTACCCCGGCAGCGCCCCCGACGGCGGCGGCCAGGGCGTGGGCGCGCACAAGGACTACGGGTTCCTCACCCTGCTGCTCACCGACGAGGTCCCCGGCCTGCAGGTGGAGCAGGCCGACGGCGGCTTCCTCAGCGTGCCGCCGCTGCCCGGCTCGTTCGTGGTGAACCTCGGCGAGTTGCTGGAGGTGGCCACCGACGGCTACCTGAAGGCGACCAACCACCGGGTGGTCAGCCCGCCCGGCGCGCGGGAGCGGTACTCGGTGCCGTTCTTCTACAACCCGCGCCTGGACGCCCACATCGCGCCGCTGGAGTTCCCGCACGCCCACCACGCGCCGGGGGCCACCACCGACCCGGCCAACCCGCTCTACGCCGAGTTCGGCCGCAACGAGCTGAAGGGCTACCTGCGCGCCCACCCCGAGGTCGCCAAGCGCCACCACGCGGAGCTGGTGAGCTGA
- a CDS encoding co-chaperone YbbN — protein MTTVELTKDNFDEVVNEGSFVLIDFWASWCGPCRSFAPVYDKAAENHPDLVFGKVDTEAQQELAGAFGITSIPTLAIIRENVMIFAQPGALPPAALEDLIQQAKQLDMDEVRAKIAAEQQAEQGSVEQA, from the coding sequence ATGACTACCGTGGAACTCACCAAGGACAACTTCGACGAGGTCGTCAACGAGGGCTCCTTCGTCCTGATCGACTTCTGGGCGTCCTGGTGCGGGCCGTGCCGCAGCTTCGCCCCGGTCTACGACAAGGCCGCCGAGAACCACCCGGACCTGGTCTTCGGCAAGGTGGACACGGAGGCGCAGCAGGAGCTGGCGGGCGCGTTCGGCATCACGTCCATCCCGACCCTGGCGATCATCCGCGAGAACGTGATGATCTTCGCCCAGCCCGGCGCGCTGCCGCCGGCCGCGCTGGAGGATCTGATCCAGCAGGCCAAGCAGCTGGACATGGACGAGGTGCGCGCCAAGATCGCGGCCGAGCAGCAGGCCGAGCAGGGGTCCGTCGAGCAGGCCTGA
- a CDS encoding NAD(P)/FAD-dependent oxidoreductase, which yields MTPQPDPTQRYSSEPESAEPLGAEPLSAEPLSARADAAASASASDSAEYDVIVLGGGPTGENVADRTRAAGLSTALVESELVGGECSYWACMPSKALLRPSAALAAARAVAGSREAVTGALDAAAVLARRDSFTSHWKDDGQADWMAGVGIDLVRGEGRLDGPRRVVVRTPAGGERVLTARHAVVVATGTRAVLPGGVPGLAEAAPWTSREATSAKAVPDRLLVVGGGVVGVEMAAAWQALGARVTLLVRGGGLLPRLEPFAGELVADGLRAAGVEVRLDTEVASVARDGAVVTVRLADGAELVAEELLYATGRAPRTEALGLASVGLRDGDWLAVDDGCAVQGVEGGWLYAAGDVNHRALLTHQGKYQARIAGAAVAARALGRPLDPAPWGAHRATADLAAVPQVIFTEPEVAAVGLSAAQAREAGHRVEVVDYEIGQVAGASLAADDYRGRARMVVDLEREVLLGVTFVGPGVGELLHSATVAVVGEVPIGRLWHAVPAYPTVSEVWLRLLETYRDADRTDDAEQGRGTGPRNKAAE from the coding sequence ATGACCCCCCAGCCCGACCCCACCCAGCGCTACAGCTCCGAGCCCGAGAGTGCCGAGCCCTTGGGCGCCGAGCCCTTGAGCGCCGAGCCCTTGAGCGCCCGGGCCGATGCTGCTGCCAGCGCCTCCGCCTCCGACAGCGCGGAGTACGACGTCATCGTGCTGGGCGGCGGGCCGACAGGCGAGAACGTTGCCGACCGGACGCGGGCCGCCGGGCTGAGCACGGCCCTGGTGGAGAGCGAGCTGGTCGGCGGCGAGTGCTCGTACTGGGCCTGCATGCCGAGCAAGGCGCTGCTGCGCCCGTCGGCCGCGCTGGCCGCCGCCCGCGCGGTGGCCGGCTCGCGCGAGGCCGTCACCGGCGCGCTGGACGCGGCGGCGGTGCTGGCCCGCCGGGACTCCTTCACCTCGCACTGGAAGGACGACGGGCAGGCCGACTGGATGGCCGGGGTCGGCATCGACCTGGTGCGCGGCGAAGGCCGGCTGGACGGGCCGCGCCGGGTGGTGGTGCGCACCCCGGCGGGCGGTGAGCGGGTGCTGACCGCCCGGCACGCGGTGGTCGTGGCCACCGGCACCCGGGCGGTGCTGCCCGGCGGGGTGCCGGGCCTGGCCGAGGCCGCGCCGTGGACCAGCCGGGAGGCGACCAGCGCCAAGGCCGTGCCGGACCGGCTGCTGGTGGTCGGCGGCGGCGTGGTGGGGGTGGAGATGGCGGCGGCCTGGCAGGCGCTGGGCGCCCGGGTCACCCTGCTGGTCCGCGGCGGCGGGCTGCTGCCGCGCCTGGAGCCGTTCGCGGGCGAGCTGGTGGCGGACGGGCTGCGCGCGGCGGGTGTCGAGGTGCGGCTGGACACGGAGGTGGCCTCGGTGGCGCGGGACGGCGCGGTGGTGACCGTGCGGCTCGCCGACGGCGCCGAGCTGGTCGCCGAGGAGCTGCTCTACGCCACCGGGCGGGCCCCGCGCACCGAGGCGCTGGGCCTGGCGAGCGTCGGCCTGCGGGACGGCGACTGGCTGGCGGTGGACGACGGCTGCGCGGTCCAGGGGGTCGAGGGCGGCTGGCTGTACGCGGCCGGCGACGTCAACCACCGCGCGCTCCTCACCCACCAGGGCAAGTACCAGGCCCGGATCGCGGGCGCCGCGGTCGCCGCCCGGGCGCTGGGGCGGCCGCTGGACCCGGCCCCCTGGGGCGCGCACCGGGCCACCGCCGACCTGGCCGCGGTGCCGCAGGTGATCTTCACCGAGCCGGAGGTGGCGGCGGTCGGCCTCTCGGCGGCGCAGGCGCGCGAGGCCGGGCACCGGGTCGAGGTGGTCGACTACGAGATCGGCCAGGTGGCGGGCGCCTCGCTGGCCGCCGACGACTACCGGGGGCGGGCCCGGATGGTGGTCGACCTGGAGCGCGAGGTGCTGCTCGGGGTCACCTTCGTCGGCCCCGGGGTGGGCGAGCTGCTGCACTCGGCGACGGTGGCGGTGGTCGGTGAGGTGCCGATCGGCCGGCTCTGGCACGCGGTGCCGGCCTACCCCACGGTCAGCGAGGTCTGGCTGCGGCTGCTGGAGACCTACCGGGACGCGGACCGTACGGACGACGCGGAACAGGGCCGCGGAACAGGGCCGCGGAACAAGGCCGCGGAATAG
- a CDS encoding lysylphosphatidylglycerol synthase transmembrane domain-containing protein, with the protein MTTGISQTRRARRPGWVRPRTAIMAAGALVFTLLLYLQGTRVRMVLDADPAWTLLAVLAMAASYPAATMGFLGFVPERIGFARAGLAQLAGAFVKLVAPGGFGGMALNTRLLLRAGIAPGPAASSIGAGSLLGLVLHMTQLAFFLWLTGFQPDRHADGTGELIALVGVGALAVLALALLTVPGPRRQVLAWLRPVTEGSLTRLRDLARHPRHLAVGVLGQLLVSMTLAACLYSCVRATGADPGFAPVAVAFLLGNALGSAVPTPAGVGGVEAATAALLSTTTGLGTTQALAPVVLFRLITLLLPVLPGWAAFGLLQRQKAL; encoded by the coding sequence GTGACCACGGGGATATCGCAGACGAGGCGGGCGCGCAGGCCCGGTTGGGTCAGGCCGCGCACGGCGATCATGGCGGCGGGGGCGCTGGTCTTCACCTTATTGCTCTACCTGCAGGGCACCCGCGTGCGCATGGTGCTCGACGCCGACCCGGCCTGGACGCTGCTGGCGGTGCTCGCGATGGCGGCCAGCTACCCGGCGGCGACCATGGGGTTCCTCGGCTTCGTGCCGGAGCGGATCGGGTTCGCCAGGGCCGGGCTGGCCCAGCTCGCCGGCGCCTTCGTCAAACTGGTGGCGCCCGGCGGCTTCGGCGGGATGGCGCTGAACACCCGGCTGCTGCTGCGGGCCGGCATAGCGCCGGGCCCGGCGGCCTCCAGCATCGGGGCCGGCTCGCTGCTCGGCCTGGTGCTGCACATGACCCAGCTGGCCTTCTTCCTCTGGCTGACCGGGTTCCAGCCGGACCGCCACGCGGACGGCACCGGCGAGCTGATCGCCCTCGTCGGCGTCGGCGCGCTGGCCGTGCTCGCCCTGGCCCTGCTCACCGTCCCCGGGCCCAGGCGCCAGGTGCTGGCCTGGCTGCGCCCGGTGACCGAGGGCTCGCTGACCCGGCTGCGCGATCTGGCCCGCCATCCGCGCCACCTGGCCGTCGGGGTGCTCGGCCAGCTGCTGGTCTCGATGACCCTGGCGGCCTGCCTCTACAGCTGCGTGCGGGCCACCGGCGCCGACCCGGGGTTCGCGCCGGTGGCGGTGGCCTTCCTGCTCGGCAACGCGCTCGGCTCCGCGGTGCCGACCCCGGCCGGGGTCGGTGGGGTGGAGGCGGCCACCGCGGCGCTGCTGTCCACCACCACCGGGCTCGGCACCACTCAGGCGCTGGCGCCGGTGGTGCTCTTCCGGCTGATCACCCTGCTGCTGCCGGTGCTGCCGGGCTGGGCCGCCTTCGGCCTGTTGCAGCGGCAGAAGGCGCTCTGA